Proteins encoded within one genomic window of Pseudalkalibacillus sp. SCS-8:
- the opp4C gene encoding oligopeptide ABC transporter permease: protein MSQPDNQLQPNVPVHPEPHAPLPQKKPDTLTRIAVDKFIKNKLAVLGLILLVMIILAAIFAPLLTPYDPSSQQLLKKLTPPNGEHLLGVDTLGRDMFTRMLYGARVSLLVGFASVAASIFIGTIVGALAGYYGGKIDAFLMRVVDVFLAFPSLFLLITLVTIFEPGVDKLILAFALFGWTTTARLVRGEFLSLRTREFVLAAKTMGVRSSKIIFSHILPNAMGPIIVAATLNVGIIILAESALSYLGLGIQPPTPSWGNMLQDAQNLTIMYTAPWYPIFPGVMILITVLAFNFVGDGLRDALDPKMKS, encoded by the coding sequence ACAGCCTGATAATCAATTACAACCTAACGTTCCCGTCCATCCAGAGCCACATGCACCTCTTCCGCAAAAGAAGCCTGACACATTGACTCGGATTGCGGTTGACAAGTTCATTAAGAACAAGCTGGCAGTGCTGGGTCTGATCCTATTAGTCATGATCATCTTAGCGGCTATCTTTGCACCTTTGCTTACACCATACGATCCTAGTAGCCAGCAATTATTGAAAAAGCTCACACCGCCTAATGGTGAGCATCTTCTAGGAGTGGACACGTTAGGACGCGATATGTTTACACGTATGCTCTATGGTGCTCGTGTTTCATTATTAGTAGGATTTGCTTCGGTTGCTGCTTCAATTTTCATTGGTACGATTGTTGGAGCACTTGCAGGTTATTATGGAGGAAAAATTGACGCATTCTTGATGCGTGTCGTCGATGTGTTCCTTGCATTTCCTAGTTTGTTCTTACTTATTACGCTTGTAACTATTTTCGAGCCAGGTGTAGATAAGTTGATTTTAGCATTTGCTTTGTTCGGTTGGACGACAACGGCACGTCTCGTACGTGGAGAGTTCTTATCACTTAGAACACGTGAATTCGTTCTTGCAGCGAAAACAATGGGTGTTCGAAGCTCTAAGATCATCTTCTCACATATTCTGCCGAATGCGATGGGACCAATCATCGTTGCCGCAACATTGAATGTCGGTATCATTATCCTGGCAGAATCAGCACTTAGCTATTTAGGATTAGGAATCCAACCTCCTACACCGAGTTGGGGAAATATGCTTCAGGATGCTCAAAACTTGACGATCATGTATACCGCACCATGGTATCCGATCTTC